In a single window of the Geotrypetes seraphini chromosome 11, aGeoSer1.1, whole genome shotgun sequence genome:
- the LOC117368845 gene encoding uncharacterized protein LOC117368845, with product MRERRQKDEKERNKAILELVQVIQWYNAPGPQLKGSCTLKEQRPHVEVNIYWKSGEQKVQALVDTGAEASIIYGNPKKFWGPRIQISGLGGKIIQAVQTKLRLKIGQLPIREYTVLITEIPEYIIGIDILKGLTLQLSDGIYSFGKSPAIPIRSVVVGKLPVPIVVPISTKIVNMKQYRIPGGHEEITNTIQDLVKAGVIKTVTSAFNNPVWPVHKADGSWRMTVDYRELNKHTPPLSAAVPDMITLVEKIQSRTGTWYAVIDLANAFFSIPIVEQCQEQFAFTWQGRQYTFTRLPQGYLHSPTFCHKIIAEHLDNCTLPEGVELSHYIDDILIQGNTEKEVADALALVVETMRQAGWEINPKKVQGPAQTVVFLGIKWSKGCREVIEKVKQKIVNFPSPQSKKQTQAFIGLFGFWRQHIPHLGQILSPLYKITRKKYDFVWTEHEEQAFQRAKEAIQQAMNLWPLKEGPVELQVSVQERYANWSLWQKQAGRRVPLGFWNRTLPETGTRYTPFERQLLACYWALVATEQLTIGHEVMIRPEIPIMTWIMSDPKTHRIGHAQEQSIIKWKWYIQQRAKSGLHGVTMLHEKVFNVPTEDTPLQVDDICESPIRWGKTYQELTETQQQHTWFTDGSSKYQGQLRHWKGMSFNPVTKQLLTTTGKGESSQYAELYAVWQAIRLEQGQQCHIFTDSWAVANGMTTWMMKWKKDNWTIHNKEVWGARLWQDILEWANTTVITVYHVDAHVVKDTLDTVFNSVADSASKLTETELAEEQNSSTPHVVVMETDVASEMAMATWAHQKSGHLGEKGTIRWAHDRGIHCTVDMVKTVISNCHLCKLALTSAQQMPPIFGKIARGRLPGQIWQIDYIGPLPLSKGCQYVCTMVDTYSGLLVAYPCRKANQENTIRALGLITLYYGHPPEIQSDRGTHFTGNMIRDWINDNNVQWRLHVAYHPQASGLIERMNGLLKTQLKRLGYQSLRRWREHLTEALQILNNRPIASHTTPLNRMLYSTLEASDKICTLQFWTVRPGVQLPIRATDGSAGLDVYCPNECKLDPQIVKPIQTGLGVLIPKGYYGQICPQSSLALKGVTIMGGVIDSDYRGEIGILLLNLGKEAIILQKGDRVAQLITIAIKMEAPQLIDKPLHHYGRSEPGFGAANVIKAGMRIWWKKPLQPIVGATVIAAGKDSIVQILVDGYERPIFAPRDQCFRRE from the coding sequence aacagcgtccacATGTCGAGGTAAATATCTAttggaaatctggggagcaaaaggtacaagctctAGTGGACACTGGGGCAGAGGCATCTATTATATATGGGAACCCTAAAAAATTTTGGGGCCCTAGAAtacaaatatcaggattgggggggaaaattatacaagcagtacagacaaaactgagattaaaaattggacaattaccaatccGGGAGTATACTGTACTGATCACTGAGATTCCTGAGTATATAATAGGGATAGATATCCTAAAAGGGCTAACCTTACAGCTTTCTGATGGAATTTATAGTTTTGGCAAATCACCAGCCATTCCTATAAGATCAGTAGTGGTGGGAAAATTACCTGTTCCAATAGTAGTACCAATCTCcacaaaaattgtaaacatgaaaCAATATCGCATTCCGGGAGGGCACGAAGAAATTACCAATACAATACAGGATTTGGTGAAAGCGGGAGTAATAAAAACAGTTACCTCCGCCTTCAATAATCCTGTATGGCCCGTCCATAAGGCAGATGGAAGTTGGAGAATGACAGTAGATTACCGAGAATTGAATAAACACACGCCACCTTTAAGTGCCGCTGTTCCCGATATGATAACACTGgttgaaaaaattcaatcacgAACTGGTACTTGGTATGCAGTTATTGATTTAGCCAATGCATTTTTctctattcctatagtggagcaatgtcaggaacaatttgcattcacttggcaagggagacAATATACAtttaccagactaccacaagggtatttacatagtcccactttctgTCACAAGATTATAGCAGAGCATTTAGATAACTGTACCTTACCTGAAGGAGTAGAACTATCACactatattgatgacattttgaTCCAGGGTAATACAGAAAAGGAAGTTGCAGATGCTTTGGCATTGGTAGTAGAAACAATGAGACAGGCTGGGTGGGAAATAAATCCAAAGAAAGTGCAGGGACCAGCACAAACAGTGGTATTTTTAGGAATTAAATGGTCAAAAGGGTGTCGAGAagtgatagagaaagttaaacagaaaattgtaaacttcccttctccccaaagtaagAAACAAACCCAGGCCTTTATTggcctttttggattctggaggcaacatattcCACACTTGGGGCAAATCCTGTCTCCTCTGTACAAAATCACAAGGAAAAAATATGATTTTGTCTGGACTGAACACGAAGAGCAGGCTTTCCAGAGAGCAAAGGAAGCTATTCAGCAAGCCATGAATTTGTGGCCATTAAAGGAGGGTCCAGTAGAATTGCAAGTGAGTGTACAGGAGCGATATGCTAATTGGAGCCTATGGCAAAAGCAAGCTGGACGACGAGtgcctttgggattctggaataggACTCTCCCAGAAACTGGGACCCGATACACACCCTTTGAAAGACAGCTGCTAGCATGCTACTGGGCTTTGGTAGCAACAGAACAGTTGACCATAGGACACGAAGTAATGATACGACCAGAAATACCCATTATGACATGGATCATGAGTGACCCAAAAACTCATCGTATTGGACATGCCCAGGAACAGAGTATCATAAAATGGAAATGGTACATCCAACAGAGGGCTAAGTCAGGCCTACATGGAGTAACGATGCTGCATGAAAAAGTATTTAATGTGCCCACAGAAGATACCCCATTGCAAGTGGACGACATATGTGAAAGTCCCATTCGGTGGGGAAAGACATATCAAGAACTAACTGAGACACAACAACAGCATACCTGGTTTACAGATGGTTCCTCCAAATACCAGGGTCAACTGAGACATTGGAAGGGCATGTCCTTTAATCCAGTCACAAAGCAACTACTAACAACCACTGGAAAAGGAGAGAGCTCACAATATGCTGAACTATATGCAGTGTGGCAGGCCATACGGCTAGAACAAGGACAACAATGCCATATCTTTACTGATTCATGGGCAGTAGCAAATGGAATGACAACTTGGATgatgaaatggaaaaaggacaattgGACAATTCATAATAAAGAAGTCTGGGGAGCCAGACTTTGGCAAGATATTCTGGAATGGGCCAATACTACCGTAATAACAGTGTACCATGTAGATGCACATGTGGTGAAAGATACGCTTGACACTGTTTTCAACTCTGTTGCAGATAGCGCATCCAAACTCACTGAAACAGAGTTGGCAGAAGAACAAAACTCTTCCACCCCGCACGTTGTGGTCATGGAAACAGATGTTGCTTCCGAAATGGCCATGGCAACATGGGCACATCAAAAGTCCGGACACCTTGGAGAGAAGGGAACTATTAGGTGGGCACATGATAGAGGAATACATTGTACTGTAGATATGGTAAAGACAGTAATCAGTAATTGTCATTTATGTAAACTAGCTCTCACATCAGCGCAGCAGATGCCCCCAATTTTTGGGAAAATAGCCAGAGGCAGGCTACCAGGTCAGATTTGGCAAATAGATTATATAGGCCCTCTACCATTGTCTAAAGGATGTCAATATGTGTGTACCATGGTAGATACCTATTCAGGGTTGTTAGTGGCTTATCCTTGCCGGAAAGCCAATCAAGAAAACACAATTAGAGCATTAGGATTAATTACCTTATATTACGGACACCCTCCAGAAATACAGTCAGACAGGGGGACTCATTTTACAGGTAATATGATTAGGGATTGGATCAATGATAACAATGTTCAATGGAGACTACATGTAGCCTATCATCCACAAGCCTCAGGACTGATAGAAAGAATGAATGGATTATTAAAAACCCAATTAAAGAGATTAGGATATCAGTCATTGCGTAGGTGGAGGGAACATTTAACTGAAGCCTTACAAATTTTGAACAATAGACCCATAGCTTCACATACTACACCCCTGAATAGGATGCTGTATTCCACACTTGAAGCAAGTGACAAAATTTGTACCCTCCAGTTTTGGACTGTTAGACCTGGAGTACAGCTTCCTATAAGGGCCACTGATGGATCTGCTGGACTAGATGTATATTGCCCTAATGAATGCAAATTAGATCCACAAATAGTGAAACCTATTCAAACTGGTTTGGGGGTGCTTATTCCAAAGGGATATTATGGACAGATTTGTCCGCAATCAAGTTTGGCTCTTAAAGGTGTAACTATAATGGGGGGTGTCATTGATTCAGACTATCGGGGCGAAATTGGAATATTGTTATTAAACCTTGGAAAAGAAGCTATCATTCTCCAAAAGGGGGATCGTGTTGCACAATTGATAACTATTGCAATTAAAATGGAAGCTCCACAGTTAATTGATAAACCCCTGCACCATTATGGCCGAAGTGAACCAGGCTTTGGGGCAGCTAATGTAATTAAAGCTGGTATGAGAATCTGGTGGAAGAAACCACTCCAACCAATAGTAGGAGCCACCGTAATAGCTGCAGGGAAAGATAGTATTGTACAAATACTAGTGGATGGTTATGAACGTCCAATCTTCGCTCCTCGAGACCAATGTTTTAGGAGAGAATAA